AACTCCCTTCAACCCCATATTTATATTTACCAGCTATGGTAGATCGGGATCAGCCTAGGTATTGACCCTACATCCTTAAAAGCAACATGAAACTGGATTTTTCTAGATTTTACAAAGCTTGTAACCCAGCTAAAACTTTAAGTGTAGGAAATCCTGAAGACCGTCAGTATTATATAGATTTTGCTTCAGTGCGTGGTGGCAAAATCATTGAGACAATCGGGCGAACGATTACACGGATATCACCCGATGATCCAACTTGCCAACTATTTACAGGACATATAGGCTGCGGTAAGTCTACAGAGTTATTACGCCTCAAAAGTGAACTAGAACAACAGGAATTCCATGTAGTTTATTTTGAGTCCAGCCAAGATTTAGACATGACTGATGTGGATATTAGTGATATTTTACTAGCGATCGCTCGTCAAGTTAGCGAAAGCTTAGAAAATAGCGATATTCACCTCAAACCTGGATACTTTTTGAATTTATTTAACGAAGTCAAAGAGTTTTTACAAACTCCAATTGAGTTGTCCGCGCAAGCTGAGTTTTCTGTAGGTATTGGTAGAATTACAGCTACAACTAAAGAAAGTCCTAACCTACGAAATCAACTCAGGCAGTATTTAGAGCCAAGGACAGAAGGAATTCTCAAAGCAATCAATCAAGAAATTCTGCTCAAAGCCACTCAGGAACTTAAGCTGCGTGGAAAAAAAGGTTTAGTTGTTATTGTCGATAACTTAGATCGAGTTGATAGCCGAATTGATTCAGGGCGATCGCTTCCAGAATACTTGTTTATTGACAGAGGCGCTCAATTAAGACGGCTTAATTGTCACGTCGTTTACACACTACCACTGGCATTAAATTTTTCTAATGAATACGAAGAATTAAAAAATCGCTTGGGGGGTGGAGTAGCACCAAAAGTTTTGCCAATGGTTCCCGTGAGAACTAGAAATGGCGGTGATTTTGGGCCAGGAATGTTTTTGCTGCGACAGTTAGTGTTAGTACGTGCTTTCCCCGAAGTCCCACCCCAAGAGCGTCAACAGCTAATCACAGAAGTTTTTGATTCTATGGAAACTCTAGATCGAATCTGTCAGATTAGTGGTGGTCATGTGCGAAATTTATTAGGGTTACTTTATAACTGCTTACAGCAAGAAGATCCACCCTTTTCACGCCAGTGTTTAGAGTATGTGATTAAGGGATATCGCGATGACTTAGTACTTTCTATTGAGGATGAACATTGGGAATTACTTTTCCAAGTAGTACAACAACAAATTGTTAGAGGTGAAAAAGAATTTCAAAGTCTGCTGCGTAGTATGTTTGTATTTGAATACAGAGATGAGACAGGGCGCTGGTTTGGGATTAATCCAGCTTTAGCAGAAACAGACAAATTCAAGTCTTTAACGAAAGCAGTTGTTTAAAATAATCGCTAGATATGTAGAGACACCCCAATAGCGCGTCTCTACAATACTAAGCATTAGGCTTCTTGCAAATATTATTTTTTTTCAGAATTGAAATTAACCGCAGATATAGCGCGTAGCGCTTCCCGTAGGGTACGCAGATGAAATACAAAATTTATCGACTTATGCAAGAGGTCTAATGAATAGTGATGCCAAAATTTTGCCTATGACATTAAACGCCTCGGAAGAAGTAGCCGTCTTAAATGAGCGATCGCTCAAAACATTAAGCAGGGCAATTACTCTGTCTGAAGGCAGTTTTTCCTTAATTTTGGTACGCTGCAACTATGTAGCTTTAAAGGCGCAGATGTGGCATCGGGTACAAGAATCATGCGGGATAAAACTGCAAAAGTTGGTTTTGCCACAGTCTGCCAATACTCTATTTACCACAATTAAGCCAGCGATCGTTAAATGCCCGCCTCCGGCATTAATGATTTTTGGTCTGGAGTCGGTAACATCTATCGACCAATTGTTAGTTTCTACTAACCAATTACGAGATGAGTTTCGCACTCATTTTCCCTTTCCTTTGGTGTTGTGGATTACAGAAGAAGTTCTCCAAAAGCTGACGCGACTAGCACCCGATTTTAAAAGTTGGGCTGCTAGTTCAATTAAATTTGAACTTAATCATTATGAATTGAATGCCTTATGGCATCAACTTACAGACGGACTATTTAGATATTTATTAATCGCTGGCGCTAGTAAATTTGTGCCTAATCAAGCTCTTGATATGGCTCCAGGCGGTCGTAAACGTCAAGAATTAGAGTCTGTGCGCCGAGACTTGTACTCCTCTGGTATGCAACCCCATCAAGCTTTGGAAGGTACTTACCAATTTGTTTTAGGTCGAGATGCTTATGCCAAAGATCGTATTAATGTCGCTTTAGAGCATTACCAAAACAGCCTTGATTCTTGGAAACAGCAAGACCAAACACAAGGAGAAAATCAACAAGATTTAACATTATCTTGTGAGCAATTTCCTAGCAATCATAGCTGTTTTGAGCACCAAGGAATTTTACTATTTCATATTGGGTTGTGCTATCGTCGTCTAGCAGATTTGGAACCTGCAAAAAGTTCTAAGCATTGGCAAGCAGCTAAAGATTTTTTCTTTGCAGCAGTAAGGGTATTTGAAGGGCAAGAACGCCATCAAATAGTTGCTCAGTTAATTACACAAGCAGGTGAGGTACTCAGGCATCTAGAAGCCTGGAAAGAGTTGCAAACCCTAGCATTACAATCATTAACACGGCTGGAAACTTATAACAGCCCGCTTCAACTTGCTCAAGCTAATGGGTTTTTAGCAGAAGTTGCTTTAAAAGCATCGAAACCAGTAGAAGCATATCAAGCAGCGCAAACTGCTTTATTTATTCTTGCTAATTTTGTTGGCGACTCGCAAACGGGAACTGAAAAAGCACTTCATCATCGCAGTTTATATTTACTACTGTTAGCCAAAGCTGAAAGACAGATGGATCAGCGATTTGTCGCCATGACTCATCTAGAACAAGCTCAAGAAGAAACCGAACCCCAGTATGATCCGCCGATTTACCTTAATATTTTAGAAGAACTGCGATCGCTCTATTTTGATCAAGGTCGATATTTACAAGCTTTTGAGATTAAGCAAGAACAACGCTCCATTAAGCAGCAGTATGGCTTCTCTACTTTTGTCGGAGCTAGTCCATTACAACCACAGCGTCGTCCTACAGGCATAACTGGTAACAATCACGTACAAGTAGCCCAAGAAATTATCGCCGCAGAGCGTACTAAAGATGTCCAGCAACTAATTAGCCGCATTAGCCGCAATGACTACAAACTTATCGTGATTCACGGTGCTTCAGGTGTGGGCAAAAGTTCCCTGATTAATGCAGGTTTAGTACCCACCCTGGCAACGCGAGTGATTTCTGCTAAAACAGCTTTACCTGTTGTTCAGCGAGTTTACACAGATTGGGTTGTAACTTTAGGGCGAAGTCTAGAGTTAGCACTAATTAATGTTGGTTACTCACTTGTAAGTCCATGCGATCAGCTAAATTCACTGGCGGGGATTGTGCAAGAGTTGCGTATTCTCGCATCCCGCAATATTTTAACGGTGCTGATTTTTGATCAATTTGAAGAATTTTTTTCAATTTGTACGACGACTTCAGAACGACAGGAATTTTATGATTTTTTGCGCGATTGCATGAATTTTCCTTATCTAAAAGTTATCTTATCTGTGCGAGAAGATAATTTACATTATTTATTAGATTTAGAGCGACGGATTAATTTAGATGCGATCAACAACAACATTTTAGATAAGCAGATTCGCTATACGCTTGGCAACTTTTCGTTAGAAAATGCTAAAAATATTATTAAAAGCTTAACTGAAGGGTCGCAATTTCCTTTAGAACCAGCTTTGATTGAGCAAGTAGTAAAGGATTTAGCAGTTGAATTGCAAGAAGTACGCCCAATTGAGTTGCAAGTAGTAGGGGCGCAGCTTCAATCTGAAAAAATCAAAACATTAGAACAATACTGTCAACTTGGTGTCTGTCCCATTTCAGTTTTAGTAGGGCGATCGCTCCAAGATGTGATTCTAGATTGTGGCTACGATAATGAAGATGCAGTTTGGTCAATTTTGTTTTCCTTAACTGATCAAAGAGGTACACGCCCCCTCAAAACTTGGTCAGAATTGTTAAATTCAATGGCAATACCAGGTAATCAAAAACGGCGATTAACAGATAAGTTAGAAGAACCTAATCAATTAAGTGTAAATCACCATACCTTTAACACTTTTTCACCTATATTAAGACGCGGTATCAACGCAGGGTTAAGAAAAAAAAACCTAGACAACCCACAGCTAGAATTGATTTTAAAAATTTTAGTGGGTTCAGGTTTAGTTTCTTGGGTACGTGAAGAACCAGAAGATCGCTATCAATTAGTTCACGATTATGTAGTTGAGCCAATTCGCCAAAAATACAACTCCCGCTTGCAATTTAAGTTGGCTTATAAAATCGAAAGAAATGAAATTGAGCTAGTGCGAGTGCGTAAACAAAGATGGCGAGCAATTGCTATTGGTTTGATTATGGCAGTGTTAGCAATTGCTGCTAGTGAATTTGCTTGGCGTGCTGAGACGCAAAGAAAATTAGCACAAAATATGCGTACTAATGCTGAATTAATCGCCTTGAGTGCTTCTTCGGATGCACTGTTTGTCTCCAATAAAAATTTTGATGCTCTGATGGAGGGATTAAGGGCAGGTATACGTCTTAAGCAAGAATTAATTAAAAGTAATAATTCAATATTAACAATTC
This genomic stretch from Oculatellaceae cyanobacterium harbors:
- a CDS encoding ATP-binding protein; this encodes MKLDFSRFYKACNPAKTLSVGNPEDRQYYIDFASVRGGKIIETIGRTITRISPDDPTCQLFTGHIGCGKSTELLRLKSELEQQEFHVVYFESSQDLDMTDVDISDILLAIARQVSESLENSDIHLKPGYFLNLFNEVKEFLQTPIELSAQAEFSVGIGRITATTKESPNLRNQLRQYLEPRTEGILKAINQEILLKATQELKLRGKKGLVVIVDNLDRVDSRIDSGRSLPEYLFIDRGAQLRRLNCHVVYTLPLALNFSNEYEELKNRLGGGVAPKVLPMVPVRTRNGGDFGPGMFLLRQLVLVRAFPEVPPQERQQLITEVFDSMETLDRICQISGGHVRNLLGLLYNCLQQEDPPFSRQCLEYVIKGYRDDLVLSIEDEHWELLFQVVQQQIVRGEKEFQSLLRSMFVFEYRDETGRWFGINPALAETDKFKSLTKAVV